A single genomic interval of Deinococcus detaillensis harbors:
- a CDS encoding recombinase family protein, which translates to MTALTDLRRHHKIEVNHLDRLATVYVRQSTLAQLQHHQESTRLQCAIVHHAADLGWAPDRVLVIDDDQGKSGTTATGRPGFTRLVTEVSLGHVGLILGIEMSRLTRSNRDWHHLLEVCALFQTLIGDADGIYNPADYNDRLLLGLKGTMSEAELHILKNRMHQGKLNKARRGALGAPTPTGYIRDAYGEIQMDPDEQVQQVIRLIFRKFEELGTLHALLHYLVEHQVQLGVRDQTRAGGGLLTWRRPNRMTLQNLLHNPMYAGVYAYGWRQTDPRKKLAGRSSTGRVTLPPDQWHVLLRDHVPAYISWEQYQEHVARMAANRNVALLSGAPKRGTGLLSGLLICGHCGHRMVISYQNAPAGGAARYSCTRQVTDYAGPSCFSCTGMPVDRWVTAQLLDALTFASVALSLEAQSTLNRDREALDRHWHAHLERAKYEAARAARQYQGVEPEHRLVARSLERAWEQALEAERTLNEEYERHVQLRPRQLSTDEICQVQTLSTALPTLWSASTTTMQDRKEILRLVIGRIIVWGDVNTERMDVRIEWQGDHVT; encoded by the coding sequence ATGACGGCGCTCACTGACCTGCGGCGCCATCACAAGATCGAGGTGAATCACCTCGATCGGCTGGCCACCGTTTATGTGCGCCAGTCCACGCTGGCCCAACTTCAGCACCATCAGGAATCCACTCGGTTGCAGTGCGCGATCGTCCACCACGCCGCTGACCTGGGCTGGGCCCCCGACCGTGTGCTGGTCATCGACGACGACCAGGGCAAATCTGGAACGACTGCGACTGGTCGTCCAGGCTTCACCCGTCTGGTGACCGAGGTGAGCCTCGGTCACGTCGGTCTGATTCTCGGCATCGAGATGAGCCGTCTTACCCGCTCGAACCGCGACTGGCACCATCTTCTGGAGGTGTGCGCCTTGTTCCAGACGCTGATCGGGGACGCAGATGGGATCTACAACCCGGCTGATTACAACGACCGTCTGCTGCTCGGCCTGAAAGGCACCATGAGTGAAGCGGAACTGCACATTCTCAAGAACCGGATGCACCAAGGCAAACTCAACAAAGCCCGCCGAGGGGCACTGGGTGCGCCCACGCCGACTGGCTACATTCGTGACGCTTACGGTGAGATTCAGATGGACCCGGACGAGCAGGTGCAGCAGGTGATTCGGCTGATCTTCCGGAAATTCGAGGAGTTGGGGACGCTGCATGCGCTGCTTCATTATCTGGTCGAGCATCAGGTTCAGCTGGGCGTCCGCGATCAGACGCGCGCCGGTGGTGGTCTGTTGACGTGGCGCCGACCGAACCGGATGACCCTGCAGAATCTGCTGCACAACCCGATGTACGCTGGAGTGTATGCATATGGCTGGCGGCAGACCGACCCCCGGAAAAAGCTCGCTGGGCGAAGCTCGACGGGACGGGTCACGCTCCCGCCGGATCAGTGGCATGTCCTGCTGAGAGATCATGTCCCTGCCTACATCAGCTGGGAGCAGTACCAGGAACATGTCGCTCGAATGGCCGCCAATCGCAATGTCGCGTTGTTGTCGGGTGCCCCGAAACGGGGCACCGGGCTGCTCAGTGGTCTGCTGATCTGCGGGCACTGCGGACACCGGATGGTCATTTCCTACCAGAACGCACCCGCAGGCGGAGCGGCGCGCTATAGCTGCACACGACAGGTCACGGATTACGCAGGCCCCTCCTGCTTTAGCTGCACAGGGATGCCAGTGGACCGCTGGGTCACGGCCCAGTTGCTCGATGCCCTGACATTTGCCAGCGTGGCGTTGTCGCTGGAAGCACAGTCGACGTTGAACCGGGACCGAGAGGCGCTGGACCGGCACTGGCACGCTCACCTGGAGCGGGCAAAATATGAGGCAGCGCGTGCGGCCCGACAATATCAGGGGGTGGAGCCAGAACACCGTCTCGTCGCGCGTTCCCTGGAACGTGCCTGGGAGCAGGCTCTGGAGGCGGAGCGAACCTTGAATGAGGAGTACGAGCGCCATGTACAGCTGCGACCTCGGCAGCTGAGCACCGACGAGATCTGTCAGGTACAGACGCTTTCAACGGCCTTACCCACGTTGTGGTCGGCGTCGACCACAACCATGCAGGATCGTAAGGAGATCCTGCGGTTGGTGATCGGGCGGATCATCGTCTGGGGAGAC